Part of the Planococcus plakortidis genome is shown below.
AGCAGTCCATTATTCTGGCAATCATCTTTGGGATTCTCACCGGTTTAGCTACATGGTTCTTTGCAGAACCACTGTTACGGCTGATGGGCATCGAAGAAGAAGTCCTGGAATTGGGATCACTGTATTTCCGGATTGTAGGTATTCCTTCAGTCATCATGTCTTTAATGTTTGTAATGAGTGCAATTCTAAGAGGAGCTGGCGACACCAAAACGCCGATGATGATAAGTATAGTTATCAACGGCATCAATGCTGTGCTTGATTATGTTTTGATATTCGGTTTTTTATTCATTCCTGAACTTGGAATTGTCGGTGCCGCCATAGCCACCGTGGTTTCCCGTTTAATAGGCAGCTTAGCCCTTTTCTATTATGTAAACAAAGAAAAAGTACTGGCATTCAGAAAACACTATTGGCAGCTGGATAAGGGGCATTTACTGGAGCTTTCCACACTTGGTGCACCTGCAGCCGGAGAACGTTTGGTCATGCGGGCCGGCCAGATTGTCTACTTCGGTTTCGTCGTAGCCCTTGGAACCAATGCCTTTGCGGCTCACCAAATTGCCGGCAACGTTGAAGTATTTTCCTATATGATTGGGTATGGCTTTGCTACCGCAGCAACAATCCTGGTAGGCCAACAGATTGGCGCCGGTAATTTGGCAGAAGCCAGAAAGTATGCAAAACTTTCCACCCAAGTAACCGTGGTGTTCATGACGCTCTTGGGCGCAGTCTTGTTCTTCTTTGGAGACTGGGCCGCCTCTTTCTTTACAGAAGATCCGGAAGTAATCAGCGATATTGGGACTGCATTGAAAATTTCAGGTGTTTTCCAACCTTTTCTTGCGGTTTTGATGGTTTTGACCGGCGCATTTCAAGGAGCGAACAACACAAAATTCCCGATGTATTTGACCGCTTTTGGTATGTGGGCTATCCGTACACTGCTTGTCTACCTGTTAGGAATACAGTTGGAATGGGGATTGGCTGGTGTCTGGATTGCAATAGGAA
Proteins encoded:
- a CDS encoding MATE family efflux transporter is translated as MKENLLTDQPFQPQTDKERLKIIIVLAIPAVIENFFQTLLGFVDTYFVSQISLAAVSAVGITNAVLAIYFALFMAIGVAANVRIANFLGANQPEKARHISQQSIILAIIFGILTGLATWFFAEPLLRLMGIEEEVLELGSLYFRIVGIPSVIMSLMFVMSAILRGAGDTKTPMMISIVINGINAVLDYVLIFGFLFIPELGIVGAAIATVVSRLIGSLALFYYVNKEKVLAFRKHYWQLDKGHLLELSTLGAPAAGERLVMRAGQIVYFGFVVALGTNAFAAHQIAGNVEVFSYMIGYGFATAATILVGQQIGAGNLAEARKYAKLSTQVTVVFMTLLGAVLFFFGDWAASFFTEDPEVISDIGTALKISGVFQPFLAVLMVLTGAFQGANNTKFPMYLTAFGMWAIRTLLVYLLGIQLEWGLAGVWIAIGIDIAFRAVVLVIQFRRDKWMALEKAPEPEAQCHPQTTKENMSTNANNY